Proteins from a genomic interval of Arvicola amphibius chromosome 17, mArvAmp1.2, whole genome shotgun sequence:
- the Kics2 gene encoding KICSTOR complex protein C12orf66 homolog isoform X2, with translation MEIADFYEKMYTLSTQKFINTEELVGILDTILKKYSSRFHHPILSPLESSFQLEVGVLSHLLRAQAQISEWKFLPSLVTLHNAHTKLQSWGQTFEKQRETKKHLFGGQSQKAAQPPHLFLWLMKLKTMLLAKFSFYFHEALSRQTTASEMKALTAKANPDLFGKISSFIRKYDAANVSLIFDNRGSESFQGHGYHHPHSYREAPKGVDQYPAVVSLPSDRPVMHWPNVIMIMTDRTSDLNSLEKVVHFYDDKVQSTYFLTRPEPHFTIVVIFESKKSERDSHFISFLNELSLALKNPKVFASLKPGSKG, from the exons ATGGAGATCGCAGACTTCTATGAGAAGATGTACACCCTCAGCACGCAGAAGTTCATCAACACGGAAGAGCTGGTCGGCATTTTGGATACTATCCTCAAGAAATACAGCTCCAG ATTTCACCACCCTATCCTTAGCCCTCTGGAAAGCAGTTTCCAGCTGGAAGTGGgcgtgctgagccatctcctgaggGCCCAGGCCCAGATTTCCGAGTGGAAGTTCCTGCCTTCCCTGGTGACCTTGCACAACGCTCACACGAAGCTGCAGAGCTGGGGCCAGACCTTTGAGAAGCAGCGGGAGACCAAGAAGCACCTGTTTGGAGGGCAGTCGCAGAAGGCCGCTCAGCCCCCACACCTCTTCCTTTGGTTGATGAAACTCAAAACCATGCTCCTGGCTAAGTTTAGCTTTTACTTCCACGAGGCCCTGAGCCGACAGACGACCGCTTCAGAAATGAAAGCGCTGACGGCTAAGGCTAACCCAGACCTCTTTGGGAAGATCTCCAGTTTCATCAGGAAGTACGATGCTGCCAATGTGTCCTTAATTTTTGAcaacagaggctcagagagctTTCAGGGTCATGGCTACCATCACCCACATTCCTACCGAGAGGCCCCTAAGGGAGTGGACCAGTACCCAGCCGTAGTGTCTCTGCCCAGTGACAGGCCTGTCATGCACTGGCCCAATGTCATTATGATCATGACAGACCGGACATCCGACCTGAACAGCTTGGAGAAAGTGGTCCACTTCTATGACGACAAAGTCCAGAGCACCTACTTCCTGACCCGCCCAGAGCCCCACTTCACCATCGTTGTCATTTTTGAGTCAAAGAAATCCGAGAGAGACTcccattttatttccttcctcaaTGAACTCTCCCTTGCCCTTAAGAACCCCAAAGTGTTTGCAAGTCTGAAACCTGGATCCAAAGGTTAG